The proteins below are encoded in one region of Gallus gallus isolate bGalGal1 chromosome 12, bGalGal1.mat.broiler.GRCg7b, whole genome shotgun sequence:
- the NDUFAF3 gene encoding NADH dehydrogenase [ubiquinone] 1 alpha subcomplex assembly factor 3 isoform X1 — MRGSPSPRVGTALLARPQPGGAAPFLRSRGPVAERRGFSVALEGPPRGRPDAAHLRTAAPAAPARPLRGGPGGAGLGDPRAERGSAFTPSRRCRPLPLPDAAGFAFAPQPGPKPAPGGPGTGGAARRPGNPPQPGAEPPPRDPNPTPRCGAAPPAEPPVCAPPPLPRASLHPCLGRTERASQVPVALGGRSGARPRRPRAASAGAPRPRTRAWSRGAAVAPAAAARGRPAGPRAASGSGGVMAAALRRLCRAGPRAVTGAPRRGHRLTPSDDEMYQRTRVTVLQPESPNVAFIEGYSGRGFSISGSVVVGPCAVLPRAILQWNVGSHRDISLQSLALFRLLEPRIEILVLGTGDRVEQLHPAVLRQMRLCGIAVEVQDTPNACATFNFLTSEKRLTAAGLIPPRGAYTGLTALPAATD; from the exons ATGCGGGGCTCCCCCAGCCCACGCGTGGGCACGGCTCTGCTCGCACGGCCGCAGCCCGGGGGCGCTGCCCCGTTCCTGCGGTCCCGCGGCCCCGTGGCGGAGCGCCGCGGTTTTTCGGTCGCCCTCGAGGGACCCCCGCGGGGTCGCCCCGACGCCGCTCACCTCCGCACGGCGGCACCCGCAGCTCCGGCGCGGCCGCTCCGTGGTGGCCCCGGCGGCGCGGGTCTGGGGGACCCCCGGGCGGAGCGGGGCTCCGCGTTCACCCCTTCGCGGCGGTGCCGCCCGCTTCCCCTTCCCGACGCTGCCGGTTTCGCTTTTGCTCCGCAGCCGGGGCCAAAGCCCGCCCCGGGCGGACCCGGCACCGGCggagccgcccgccgccccgggAACCCCCCGCAGCCCGGAGCGGAGCCGCCCCCGCGGGACCCCAACCCCACGCCGCGgtgcggggccgcgccgcccgccgaGCCCCCCGTgtgcgcccccccccccctcccccgcgcTTCCCTCCACCCCTGCTTGGGGCGCACCGAGCGCGCCTCACAGGTGCCGGTCGCACtgggcgggcggagcggggcacggccccgccgccctcGCGCCGCCTCCGCGGGCGCCCCACGGCCCCGAACCCGCGCGTGGAGCCGGGGCGCGGCGGTAGCGCCGGCGGCGGCCGCGAGGGGGCGCCCTGCGGGGCCGCGCGCCGCTTCCGGGAGCGGCGGAGTCATGGCGGCGGCGCTGCGGCGGTTGTGCCGTGCGGGTCCGCGGGCCGTCACAGG GGCGCCGCGCCGCGGGCACCGCCTGACGCCGTCGGACGACGAGATGTACCAGCGGACGCGGGTGACGGTGCTGCAGCCCGAGAGCCCCAACGTGGCCTTCATCGAGGGCTACAGCGGCCGCGGGTTCAGCATCAGCGGCAGCGTGGTGGTCGGGCCGTGCGCCGTGCTGCCCCGCGCCATCCTGCAGTGGAAC GTCGGATCGCACCGCGACATCTCTCTGCAGAGCCTGGCGCTGTTCCGTCTGCTGGAGCCGCGGATAG AGATCCTGGTGCTGGGCACGGGGGACAGAGTGGAGCAGCTCCATCCCGCCGTGCTGAGACAGATGCGGCTGTGCGGGATCGCCGTGGAGGTGCAGGACACG CCGAACGCGTGCGCCACCTTCAACTTCCTGACGAGCGAGAAGCGCCTCACGGCCGCCGGCCTCATCCCCCCGCGGGGCGCATACACGGGGCTCAC
- the NDUFAF3 gene encoding NADH dehydrogenase [ubiquinone] 1 alpha subcomplex assembly factor 3 isoform X2, whose translation MRGSPSPRVGTALLARPQPGGAAPFLRSRGPVAERRGFSVALEGPPRGRPDAAHLRTAAPAAPARPLRGGPGGAGLGDPRAERGSAFTPSRRCRPLPLPDAAGFAFAPQPGPKPAPGGPGTGGAARRPGNPPQPGAEPPPRDPNPTPRCGAAPPAEPPVCAPPPLPRASLHPCLGRTERASQVPVALGGRSGARPRRPRAASAGAPRPRTRAWSRGAAVAPAAAARGRPAGPRAASGSGGVMAAALRRLCRAGPRAVTGAPRRGHRLTPSDDEMYQRTRVTVLQPESPNVAFIEGYSGRGFSISGSVVVGPCAVLPRAILQWNSLALFRLLEPRIEILVLGTGDRVEQLHPAVLRQMRLCGIAVEVQDTPNACATFNFLTSEKRLTAAGLIPPRGAYTGLTALPAATD comes from the exons ATGCGGGGCTCCCCCAGCCCACGCGTGGGCACGGCTCTGCTCGCACGGCCGCAGCCCGGGGGCGCTGCCCCGTTCCTGCGGTCCCGCGGCCCCGTGGCGGAGCGCCGCGGTTTTTCGGTCGCCCTCGAGGGACCCCCGCGGGGTCGCCCCGACGCCGCTCACCTCCGCACGGCGGCACCCGCAGCTCCGGCGCGGCCGCTCCGTGGTGGCCCCGGCGGCGCGGGTCTGGGGGACCCCCGGGCGGAGCGGGGCTCCGCGTTCACCCCTTCGCGGCGGTGCCGCCCGCTTCCCCTTCCCGACGCTGCCGGTTTCGCTTTTGCTCCGCAGCCGGGGCCAAAGCCCGCCCCGGGCGGACCCGGCACCGGCggagccgcccgccgccccgggAACCCCCCGCAGCCCGGAGCGGAGCCGCCCCCGCGGGACCCCAACCCCACGCCGCGgtgcggggccgcgccgcccgccgaGCCCCCCGTgtgcgcccccccccccctcccccgcgcTTCCCTCCACCCCTGCTTGGGGCGCACCGAGCGCGCCTCACAGGTGCCGGTCGCACtgggcgggcggagcggggcacggccccgccgccctcGCGCCGCCTCCGCGGGCGCCCCACGGCCCCGAACCCGCGCGTGGAGCCGGGGCGCGGCGGTAGCGCCGGCGGCGGCCGCGAGGGGGCGCCCTGCGGGGCCGCGCGCCGCTTCCGGGAGCGGCGGAGTCATGGCGGCGGCGCTGCGGCGGTTGTGCCGTGCGGGTCCGCGGGCCGTCACAGG GGCGCCGCGCCGCGGGCACCGCCTGACGCCGTCGGACGACGAGATGTACCAGCGGACGCGGGTGACGGTGCTGCAGCCCGAGAGCCCCAACGTGGCCTTCATCGAGGGCTACAGCGGCCGCGGGTTCAGCATCAGCGGCAGCGTGGTGGTCGGGCCGTGCGCCGTGCTGCCCCGCGCCATCCTGCAGTGGAAC AGCCTGGCGCTGTTCCGTCTGCTGGAGCCGCGGATAG AGATCCTGGTGCTGGGCACGGGGGACAGAGTGGAGCAGCTCCATCCCGCCGTGCTGAGACAGATGCGGCTGTGCGGGATCGCCGTGGAGGTGCAGGACACG CCGAACGCGTGCGCCACCTTCAACTTCCTGACGAGCGAGAAGCGCCTCACGGCCGCCGGCCTCATCCCCCCGCGGGGCGCATACACGGGGCTCAC
- the DALRD3 gene encoding DALR anticodon-binding domain-containing protein 3 isoform X1, with protein sequence METVEERPGLAATLRALNAALGRPASLWVKESSARNLRHRDFLAPRAALGAAYAGGQVPSDVIAAVTALGGPGVLAVRGCRQTAAGLEVQLRRCEAFRRLLGHPPGPGPAPLPGPEAAVVLHCPALRCPGSVTPRHLRPVLLADHLAQLLRAQGVSTFLVPAVTDKRSREVLQQLRVEWPSSSTPGPETVSALKQALSRCPYATHCERRSGVASQPEDIICKVHLKSFVEQQGLEGYDPNLGVLLVTEEKLRSLAELQQAVLQGTQAGCQESCCSVVHVVSCEEEFQQQQMDLLWRILDPGAHMDLQKHLVCGPVKVTKPVSPISADQYFQLRKRQMYDASVMKYGELAQDEAWTEVIDILTVAAIRFEMLSTAHRSQITLDLEDSSISTKGTKSGAFVMYNCARLATLFDTYQRAVERGTYPPLPPASELNFSCLREEGEWLLLFSYLLPFPEVLQQAAQLPPPSKGLRITANTEAVCKFLIQLSMDFSSYYNRVHILGEPFPHLFDQMFARLRLLGAVRDMFHSALATLHLPPLSQI encoded by the exons ATGGAGACGGTAGAGGAGCGGCCGGGGCTGGCGGCCACGCTCCGGGCGCTGAACGCGGCGCTGGGACGGCCCGCGTCGCTCTGGGTGAAGGAGAGCAGCGCCCGCAACCTGCGGCACCGCGACTTCCTGGCGCCGCGGGCCGCGCTCGGGGCCGCCTACGCCGGGGGGCAG GTGCCCTCCGATGTCATCGCGGCCGTGACGGCGCTGGGGGGCCCGGGGGTGCTGGCGGTGCGCGGCTGCCGGCAGACGGCGGCGGGGCTGGAGGTGCAGCTGCGGCGCTGCGAGGCCTTCCGGCGCTTGCTGGGCCacccgcccggccccggccccgcccccctGCCCGGCCCGGAGGCAGCGGTGGTGCTGCACTGTCCGGCCCTGCGGTGCCCCGGCAGCGTGACGCCCCGCCACCTGCGCCCCGTGCTGCTCGCTGACCACCTGGCCCAGCTGCTGCGCGCCCAGGG GGTCAGCACGTTCCTGGTCCCTGCTGTCACCGACAAGCGGAGCCGGGaggtcctgcagcagctccgtgTGGAATggccctccagcagcacacccgGCCCTGAGACTGTGTCAGCCTTGAAGCAAGCGCTCAGCCGGTGCCCCTATGCCACACACTGTGAAAGGAGATCAGGTGTGGCCTCGCAGCCTGAGGACATCATCTGTAAAGTACACCTGAAGAGTTTTGTGGAGCAGCAGGGCCTGGAAGGCTATGACCCCAACCTGGGAGTCCTCCTTG TTACAGAGGAGAAGTTGCGGTCCCTGGCTGAACTGCAGCAAGCTGTACTGCAGGGCACG caggcagggtgccaggagagctgctgcagtgtggtGCACGTGGTGAGCTGCGAGGAGgaattccagcagcagcagatggatcTGCTGTGGAGGATTTTGGATCCAGGAGCCCACATGGATTTGCAG AAGCACCTTGTCTGTGGACCAGTGAAGGTGACAAAACCTGTATCCCCCATCAGTGCAGACCAGTACTTTCA GCTCAGAAAACGCCAGATGTATGATGCCTCTGTCATGAAATATGGGGAGCTTGCACAAG ATGAAGCCTGGACGGAGGTTATTGATATCCTGACGGTGGCTGCCATCAGGTTTGAGATGCTGAGCACTGCCCACCGGAGCCAG ATTACCCTGGACCTGGAGGACAGCAGCATCTCTACAAAGGGAACCAAGAGTGGTGCCTTTGTGATGTACAACTGTGCCCggctggccacactctttgaCACCTACCAGCGGGCTGTAGAGCGAG GGACATACCCACCTCTGCCACCAGCATCAGAACTGAACTTCTCCTGCCTCCGGGAAGAG GGTGAATGGCTCCTCCTCTTCAGCTACCtcttgcccttcccagaagtcctgcagcaagcagcacagctgcccccACCCAGCAAGGGGCTCCGGATCACAGCCAACACAGAGGCA GTGTGCAAGTTCCTGATCCAGCTCAGCATGGATTTCAGCTCCTACTACAACCGGGTCCACATTCTCGGG GAGCCGTTCCCTCACCTCTTCGACCAGATGTTTGCTCGCCTCcggctgctgggagcagtgaggGACATGTTCCATAGTGCCCTGGCGACTCTGCACCTCCCTCCTCTCAGTCAGATCTGA
- the DALRD3 gene encoding DALR anticodon-binding domain-containing protein 3 isoform X2: METVEERPGLAATLRALNAALGRPASLWVKESSARNLRHRDFLAPRAALGAAYAGGQVPSDVIAAVTALGGPGVLAVRGCRQTAAGLEVQLRRCEAFRRLLGHPPGPGPAPLPGPEAAVVLHCPALRCPGSVTPRHLRPVLLADHLAQLLRAQGVSTFLVPAVTDKRSREVLQQLRVEWPSSSTPGPETVSALKQALSRCPYATHCERRSGVASQPEDIICKVHLKSFVEQQGLEGYDPNLGVLLVTEEKLRSLAELQQAVLQGTAGCQESCCSVVHVVSCEEEFQQQQMDLLWRILDPGAHMDLQKHLVCGPVKVTKPVSPISADQYFQLRKRQMYDASVMKYGELAQDEAWTEVIDILTVAAIRFEMLSTAHRSQITLDLEDSSISTKGTKSGAFVMYNCARLATLFDTYQRAVERGTYPPLPPASELNFSCLREEGEWLLLFSYLLPFPEVLQQAAQLPPPSKGLRITANTEAVCKFLIQLSMDFSSYYNRVHILGEPFPHLFDQMFARLRLLGAVRDMFHSALATLHLPPLSQI, from the exons ATGGAGACGGTAGAGGAGCGGCCGGGGCTGGCGGCCACGCTCCGGGCGCTGAACGCGGCGCTGGGACGGCCCGCGTCGCTCTGGGTGAAGGAGAGCAGCGCCCGCAACCTGCGGCACCGCGACTTCCTGGCGCCGCGGGCCGCGCTCGGGGCCGCCTACGCCGGGGGGCAG GTGCCCTCCGATGTCATCGCGGCCGTGACGGCGCTGGGGGGCCCGGGGGTGCTGGCGGTGCGCGGCTGCCGGCAGACGGCGGCGGGGCTGGAGGTGCAGCTGCGGCGCTGCGAGGCCTTCCGGCGCTTGCTGGGCCacccgcccggccccggccccgcccccctGCCCGGCCCGGAGGCAGCGGTGGTGCTGCACTGTCCGGCCCTGCGGTGCCCCGGCAGCGTGACGCCCCGCCACCTGCGCCCCGTGCTGCTCGCTGACCACCTGGCCCAGCTGCTGCGCGCCCAGGG GGTCAGCACGTTCCTGGTCCCTGCTGTCACCGACAAGCGGAGCCGGGaggtcctgcagcagctccgtgTGGAATggccctccagcagcacacccgGCCCTGAGACTGTGTCAGCCTTGAAGCAAGCGCTCAGCCGGTGCCCCTATGCCACACACTGTGAAAGGAGATCAGGTGTGGCCTCGCAGCCTGAGGACATCATCTGTAAAGTACACCTGAAGAGTTTTGTGGAGCAGCAGGGCCTGGAAGGCTATGACCCCAACCTGGGAGTCCTCCTTG TTACAGAGGAGAAGTTGCGGTCCCTGGCTGAACTGCAGCAAGCTGTACTGCAGGGCACG gcagggtgccaggagagctgctgcagtgtggtGCACGTGGTGAGCTGCGAGGAGgaattccagcagcagcagatggatcTGCTGTGGAGGATTTTGGATCCAGGAGCCCACATGGATTTGCAG AAGCACCTTGTCTGTGGACCAGTGAAGGTGACAAAACCTGTATCCCCCATCAGTGCAGACCAGTACTTTCA GCTCAGAAAACGCCAGATGTATGATGCCTCTGTCATGAAATATGGGGAGCTTGCACAAG ATGAAGCCTGGACGGAGGTTATTGATATCCTGACGGTGGCTGCCATCAGGTTTGAGATGCTGAGCACTGCCCACCGGAGCCAG ATTACCCTGGACCTGGAGGACAGCAGCATCTCTACAAAGGGAACCAAGAGTGGTGCCTTTGTGATGTACAACTGTGCCCggctggccacactctttgaCACCTACCAGCGGGCTGTAGAGCGAG GGACATACCCACCTCTGCCACCAGCATCAGAACTGAACTTCTCCTGCCTCCGGGAAGAG GGTGAATGGCTCCTCCTCTTCAGCTACCtcttgcccttcccagaagtcctgcagcaagcagcacagctgcccccACCCAGCAAGGGGCTCCGGATCACAGCCAACACAGAGGCA GTGTGCAAGTTCCTGATCCAGCTCAGCATGGATTTCAGCTCCTACTACAACCGGGTCCACATTCTCGGG GAGCCGTTCCCTCACCTCTTCGACCAGATGTTTGCTCGCCTCcggctgctgggagcagtgaggGACATGTTCCATAGTGCCCTGGCGACTCTGCACCTCCCTCCTCTCAGTCAGATCTGA